One Fibrobacter sp. UWP2 genomic region harbors:
- a CDS encoding polysaccharide biosynthesis/export family protein — MKKLTLLLGCAAATMLASCSAGPHMRMSEPANDSDFNGIKVYVHSLDQGEFTAHSTTADSADGLGDLAELVVDSMPNLEYRIGPLDMVQVVVWEHPELTSPMGQYQPAGQKVTTEGKLFYPYAGELQAAGLTAQELRAEITKRLSDKILNDPQVDVRVTGYNSVKAFVSGAVNKPGYVPFDEKPMTIPLAIAAVGGFSEEADPAGIQLRRGDKVYNINYLEAFKSNLPLDRILMKPDDQLFVPALSETQKENRVYVMGEVQKAGIVNVNQGKLSLMEALATAGGLQTTNASSRSIYVIRNTSDSQIDVFHLNAKNAMSLAMADRFDLNAHDIVYVDASDLATWNRLIGLILPSVQTVYYGVLTTRDVQLISNGHWGQN, encoded by the coding sequence ATGAAAAAGTTGACTTTGTTGCTTGGTTGCGCTGCTGCAACTATGCTTGCGAGTTGCTCTGCCGGTCCGCACATGCGAATGAGCGAGCCTGCGAATGATTCTGATTTTAACGGAATCAAGGTGTATGTGCACTCTCTTGATCAAGGCGAATTTACGGCGCATTCCACTACGGCAGATTCGGCAGACGGACTTGGCGATTTGGCCGAACTTGTGGTGGACTCCATGCCGAATTTGGAATACCGCATTGGCCCCCTGGATATGGTCCAGGTGGTCGTGTGGGAACATCCCGAATTGACTTCCCCGATGGGGCAGTACCAGCCGGCAGGTCAGAAGGTGACGACCGAAGGCAAACTCTTCTACCCGTATGCAGGAGAACTTCAGGCGGCGGGCCTTACGGCCCAGGAACTTCGTGCCGAAATTACGAAGCGTCTTTCGGATAAGATTTTGAATGATCCTCAGGTGGATGTCCGCGTTACGGGCTATAACAGCGTGAAGGCTTTTGTGTCTGGCGCCGTGAACAAGCCCGGCTACGTTCCTTTTGATGAAAAACCGATGACAATCCCGCTGGCCATTGCCGCTGTGGGAGGTTTCTCGGAAGAGGCCGATCCGGCAGGTATTCAGCTCCGCCGTGGTGACAAGGTTTACAACATCAACTACCTGGAAGCCTTCAAGAGCAACCTTCCGTTGGACCGAATCCTCATGAAGCCCGATGACCAGCTCTTTGTGCCCGCGCTTTCTGAAACCCAGAAAGAGAATCGCGTTTACGTGATGGGTGAAGTCCAGAAGGCGGGAATTGTCAATGTGAACCAGGGCAAGCTCTCCTTGATGGAAGCCCTGGCAACGGCGGGTGGTCTGCAGACGACGAACGCTTCGTCCAGGTCCATTTACGTCATCCGTAACACATCTGACTCTCAAATTGACGTGTTCCATTTGAACGCCAAAAATGCGATGTCGCTTGCCATGGCAGATCGCTTTGACTTGAATGCGCATGACATCGTGTATGTTGATGCTTCTGACCTTGCTACTTGGAACCGCCTGATTGGCTTGATCTTGCCGTCTGTCCAGACCGTTTACTACGGGGTGCTGACTACACGTGATGTTCAGCTGATTAGCAACGGCCATTGGGGCCAGAACTAG
- the rfbA gene encoding glucose-1-phosphate thymidylyltransferase RfbA, which yields MKGIVLAGGSGTRLYPLTMVTSKQLLPVYDKPMIYYPLSTLMLAGIRDILIISTPTDLPNFERLLGDGSAMGLNLSYKVQPSPDGLAQAFILGEEFIGDDACAMVLGDNIFYGNGFSPLLKAAVKNAEQDARASVFGYYVEDPERFGVVEFDSNGKVISVEEKPKEPKSNYAITGLYFYPKGVSAKAKSQKPSPRGELEITDLNENYLREGLLDVKLLGRGFAWLDTGTMDSLIEAGEFVKMVENRQGIQISAVEEIAFINGWISKEKLLESAAKYGKSPYGQHLRKVAEGKIKY from the coding sequence ATGAAAGGAATCGTACTTGCCGGTGGATCCGGTACCCGTCTTTACCCGCTTACGATGGTCACGTCGAAGCAGTTGTTGCCCGTTTACGACAAGCCGATGATTTATTATCCGCTGTCGACGTTAATGCTTGCCGGCATTCGCGACATCCTCATCATCAGCACGCCTACGGACTTGCCGAACTTTGAACGCCTTTTGGGCGACGGCTCCGCGATGGGGCTGAACTTGAGTTACAAGGTGCAGCCGAGCCCCGATGGCCTTGCCCAGGCTTTTATTTTGGGCGAGGAGTTCATTGGCGATGACGCCTGCGCAATGGTGCTGGGCGACAACATTTTTTATGGCAACGGGTTCAGCCCGCTTTTGAAGGCCGCTGTGAAAAACGCGGAGCAGGATGCCCGAGCGAGTGTGTTCGGCTACTACGTCGAGGATCCGGAACGCTTTGGTGTCGTGGAATTCGACAGCAACGGCAAGGTGATTTCGGTCGAAGAAAAACCTAAGGAACCCAAAAGCAATTACGCCATCACGGGGCTGTATTTTTACCCGAAGGGCGTCTCTGCCAAGGCAAAGTCCCAAAAGCCGAGCCCCCGCGGTGAACTCGAGATTACCGACTTAAACGAGAACTACCTGCGTGAAGGTTTGCTCGATGTCAAACTCCTGGGACGCGGTTTTGCCTGGCTCGATACCGGCACGATGGACAGCCTCATCGAGGCGGGCGAGTTCGTGAAGATGGTCGAGAACCGTCAGGGCATCCAGATTTCGGCTGTCGAAGAGATTGCCTTTATTAATGGCTGGATTAGCAAGGAGAAACTTTTGGAATCCGCCGCCAAGTACGGCAAGAGCCCTTATGGTCAGCACTTGCGAAAGGTCGCCGAAGGCAAAATCAAATATTAA
- a CDS encoding mannose-1-phosphate guanylyltransferase/mannose-6-phosphate isomerase encodes MINLILCGGSGTRLWPISRSLMPKQFARLFAGTSLFQRTVKTNARICGAQYIVSNAEQYFLAKDQLEEVEASNARFLLEPVGRNTAPAIALACLNLKANDIVLVSPSDHVIRKKEAYAECLKKAEALAKAGNLVTFGITPTGPETGYGYIEANGEDVKRFVEKPDLETAKKYVESGRFFWNSGIFCFKVSTFLDELGQYSPDILVAAKAAFEKAKKEDHDTLVRVNYDDMMAIPSNSIDYAVMEKSSKVKVVPSDIGWSDLGAFDSLYGEYEHDADGNNKNEKHLAIGSKNSLVLGCQRQICTIDLDKMLIVDTPDALLVAPLSSSQKVKKVVDELKARGSALPTVPQTVNRPWGTYTVLEDSESYKMKRIVVRPGERLSLQKHLHRSEHWVVVSGTATCTVGDKVFYVRPNESTYIPAGTIHRLQNEGKLPLVIVEVQVGEYTGEDDIIRVQDDYKRS; translated from the coding sequence ATGATTAACCTGATTCTTTGCGGTGGTAGCGGTACGCGCCTTTGGCCCATTAGCCGCTCCCTCATGCCCAAACAGTTTGCCCGCCTGTTTGCTGGTACATCGTTGTTCCAGCGTACGGTAAAGACGAACGCCCGCATTTGCGGCGCCCAGTACATTGTGAGCAATGCGGAACAGTACTTTTTGGCCAAAGACCAGCTTGAAGAAGTTGAAGCGAGTAACGCCCGCTTTTTGCTGGAACCGGTAGGCCGCAATACGGCTCCGGCCATTGCGCTTGCCTGCTTGAACCTCAAGGCGAATGACATTGTTTTAGTTTCCCCCTCGGATCATGTGATCCGTAAAAAGGAAGCCTATGCGGAATGCCTCAAGAAGGCAGAAGCCCTGGCCAAGGCGGGAAACCTGGTTACGTTCGGCATTACGCCGACGGGCCCTGAAACGGGTTACGGCTACATCGAGGCCAATGGCGAAGATGTGAAGCGCTTTGTCGAGAAACCGGACCTGGAGACTGCCAAGAAGTATGTGGAGTCGGGCAGGTTCTTTTGGAACAGCGGCATCTTCTGCTTCAAGGTTTCCACGTTCCTTGACGAATTGGGTCAGTATTCTCCCGATATTCTGGTTGCGGCGAAGGCTGCTTTTGAAAAGGCCAAGAAAGAGGACCACGATACCCTTGTCCGTGTGAACTACGACGACATGATGGCCATCCCGTCGAATTCCATTGACTACGCGGTGATGGAGAAGTCCTCGAAGGTGAAGGTGGTGCCGAGCGATATCGGCTGGAGCGACCTCGGTGCGTTCGACAGCCTTTACGGTGAGTACGAGCATGACGCCGACGGCAACAACAAGAACGAGAAACACTTGGCCATCGGTTCCAAGAACTCGCTGGTGCTTGGTTGCCAACGCCAGATTTGCACCATCGACCTCGACAAGATGCTTATTGTTGATACGCCGGACGCTTTGCTGGTGGCTCCGTTGAGCAGCAGCCAGAAGGTAAAGAAGGTTGTGGACGAACTCAAGGCCCGTGGCTCCGCCTTGCCGACGGTACCTCAGACGGTGAACCGTCCCTGGGGTACGTACACGGTTCTCGAGGATTCCGAAAGCTACAAGATGAAGCGCATTGTGGTGCGTCCGGGTGAACGCCTGAGCCTCCAAAAGCACTTGCACCGCTCCGAACACTGGGTCGTGGTGAGTGGCACCGCCACCTGCACGGTCGGCGACAAGGTGTTTTATGTGCGCCCGAACGAATCGACGTATATCCCGGCCGGCACGATTCACCGCCTGCAGAACGAGGGCAAGCTCCCGCTGGTCATCGTCGAAGTGCAGGTGGGCGAGTATACCGGCGAAGACGAC
- a CDS encoding low molecular weight protein-tyrosine-phosphatase — MKNILVVCTGNICRSPTGEYLLKKELGPDFNVMSAGLGALVDHPAHELSQKIAMQHGIDMSAHHARQINMDILKWADLILVMENGHKRELLSKYPWLEGKVSRYGESLQVDIPDPYRRPESAFVLAWNFISKLTPYWVEKIKQSEAK, encoded by the coding sequence ATGAAGAACATTCTTGTTGTTTGTACTGGAAATATCTGCCGAAGTCCTACGGGTGAGTACCTTTTAAAAAAGGAACTAGGCCCGGATTTCAACGTGATGAGCGCAGGCCTTGGCGCCTTGGTCGATCATCCGGCGCACGAACTGAGCCAAAAGATTGCCATGCAGCATGGCATTGACATGAGTGCCCATCACGCTCGTCAAATCAATATGGATATTCTCAAGTGGGCGGATCTTATTTTGGTTATGGAAAACGGCCATAAGCGGGAATTGCTCAGCAAATATCCTTGGCTTGAGGGAAAAGTTTCCCGTTATGGAGAAAGCCTGCAGGTCGATATTCCGGACCCGTATCGTCGTCCAGAATCCGCCTTTGTATTGGCTTGGAATTTTATATCGAAACTCACACCCTACTGGGTTGAAAAAATAAAACAGAGTGAGGCAAAATGA
- the rfbC gene encoding dTDP-4-dehydrorhamnose 3,5-epimerase produces the protein MGKFNFIKTSIEGVTIIEPTVFGDSRGYFMETYNKGEFDAAGLDMVFVQDNESRSKKGVLRGLHFQKKNPQGKLVRVLEGEVFDVAVDLRKNSLTFGKWEGVVLSAENKRQFYIPEGFAHGFVVLSETATFVYKCTRLYDPKDEGGLMWNDPAIGIKWPVGNGFEPLLSEKDTKNPLLKDLGFAFEL, from the coding sequence ATGGGAAAATTCAATTTTATTAAAACCAGCATCGAAGGTGTGACTATCATTGAACCGACTGTTTTTGGCGATAGTCGCGGTTATTTTATGGAAACCTACAACAAGGGCGAGTTCGATGCTGCTGGTCTTGACATGGTCTTTGTGCAGGACAACGAGTCCCGCAGCAAGAAGGGCGTGCTCCGCGGTCTCCACTTTCAAAAGAAGAACCCGCAGGGAAAGCTGGTCCGCGTGCTCGAGGGCGAGGTCTTTGATGTTGCAGTGGACCTTCGTAAGAACAGTCTTACGTTTGGCAAGTGGGAGGGCGTTGTCCTTAGTGCCGAGAACAAGAGACAGTTCTACATTCCCGAGGGTTTTGCGCACGGGTTTGTGGTGCTGAGCGAAACGGCGACTTTTGTGTACAAATGCACGCGCCTCTATGACCCCAAGGACGAGGGCGGGCTTATGTGGAATGACCCTGCCATTGGCATCAAGTGGCCTGTTGGTAACGGCTTTGAACCGCTCCTCTCCGAGAAGGACACCAAAAATCCGTTGTTGAAGGATTTGGGCTTTGCATTTGAGCTGTAA